The following proteins are encoded in a genomic region of Natrinema sp. DC36:
- a CDS encoding methylmalonyl-CoA mutase family protein codes for MYDDEELEEIREEGRRWETESLEPVLERHGERKDRFATVSNHEVDRLYTPEDVSELDYLEDLGFPGEEPYTRGPYPTMYRGRTWTMRQFAGFGTAEETNERFHYLIDEGQTGLSVAFDMPSLMGLDSDDPMSEGEIGREGVAVDTLRDMEILFDEIDLADISTSFTINPSAPVIYAMYVALADQRDVPRAELRGTLQNDMFKEFIAQKEWVIPPEPSLDLVTDVLEFSTAETPKFHPISVSGYHIREAGSTAVQELAFTLADGFGYAEDAIERGLDIDEFAPRLSFFFNCHNSFFEEIAKFRAARRIYARVMDEWYDAEAEASKQLKFHTQTAGQSLTAQQPLNNVARVTMQALAGVLGGTQSLHTNSFDEALALPGEDAVRVALRTQQIIAEESGAADIVDPMGGSFAVETLTNEIEERTMRYIEEVREMGDGSVRDGVLTGIEDGYFLREIQDASYEYQERVERGEEVVVGVNEYTLEEDTSPEILQIDETTAERQLGRLEEVKSDRDDAAVADALEALREASERGENAMPYIVDAVKAYATMGEIMAVFEEQYGAYSENIGLA; via the coding sequence ATGTACGACGACGAGGAGCTCGAGGAAATCCGCGAGGAAGGCCGGCGATGGGAGACTGAGTCGCTCGAGCCGGTTCTCGAGCGCCACGGCGAGCGGAAGGACCGGTTCGCGACGGTTTCGAACCACGAGGTCGATCGGCTCTATACCCCCGAGGACGTCTCGGAACTCGACTATCTCGAGGACCTGGGCTTTCCGGGCGAGGAACCCTACACTCGGGGACCGTACCCGACGATGTACCGCGGGCGGACGTGGACGATGCGCCAGTTCGCCGGCTTCGGTACCGCCGAGGAGACCAACGAGCGCTTCCACTACCTGATCGACGAGGGACAGACCGGCCTCTCGGTGGCGTTCGACATGCCGTCGCTGATGGGACTCGATTCGGACGACCCCATGAGTGAGGGCGAGATCGGTCGGGAGGGGGTCGCCGTCGACACGCTCCGGGACATGGAGATCCTCTTCGACGAGATCGACCTCGCGGACATCTCGACGTCCTTTACGATCAACCCCTCCGCGCCGGTGATCTACGCGATGTACGTCGCGCTGGCGGATCAGCGGGACGTTCCCCGCGCGGAGCTTCGCGGGACCCTCCAGAACGACATGTTCAAGGAGTTCATCGCCCAGAAGGAGTGGGTGATTCCGCCGGAGCCGTCGCTCGATCTCGTGACGGATGTCCTCGAGTTCAGCACGGCAGAGACGCCGAAGTTCCACCCGATTTCGGTGTCGGGCTATCACATCCGCGAGGCTGGCTCGACGGCGGTTCAGGAACTCGCCTTCACCCTCGCGGACGGCTTCGGTTACGCCGAGGATGCGATCGAGCGCGGGCTCGACATCGACGAGTTCGCGCCGCGACTCTCCTTTTTCTTCAACTGTCACAATTCCTTCTTCGAGGAGATCGCGAAGTTCCGGGCGGCCCGGCGAATCTACGCGCGCGTGATGGACGAGTGGTACGACGCCGAGGCCGAGGCGTCCAAACAGCTCAAGTTCCACACCCAGACTGCGGGCCAGTCGCTGACGGCTCAGCAGCCGCTGAACAACGTCGCCCGGGTGACGATGCAGGCGCTGGCCGGCGTCCTCGGCGGCACCCAGTCGTTGCACACTAACAGCTTCGACGAGGCGCTCGCCCTGCCTGGCGAGGATGCAGTCCGGGTCGCGCTGCGAACCCAGCAGATCATCGCCGAGGAGTCAGGTGCGGCGGACATCGTCGACCCGATGGGCGGTTCCTTCGCCGTCGAGACGCTCACGAACGAGATCGAGGAGCGGACGATGCGCTACATCGAGGAGGTCCGGGAGATGGGCGACGGCTCGGTCCGCGACGGCGTTCTCACGGGAATCGAGGACGGCTACTTCCTCCGGGAGATTCAGGACGCCTCGTACGAGTACCAGGAGCGCGTCGAGCGCGGCGAGGAGGTCGTCGTCGGCGTCAACGAGTACACGCTCGAGGAGGATACCAGTCCCGAGATCCTCCAGATCGACGAGACCACGGCTGAACGCCAGCTCGGCCGCCTCGAGGAGGTGAAATCGGATCGGGACGACGCGGCGGTCGCGGACGCGCTCGAGGCCCTGCGCGAGGCCAGCGAGCGCGGCGAGAACGCGATGCCGTACATCGTCGACGCGGTGAAAGCCTACGCGACGATGGGCGAGATCATGGCGGTCTTCGAGGAGCAGTACGGGGCGTACAGCGAGAATATCGGGCTGGCCTGA
- a CDS encoding CBS domain-containing protein encodes MDVVSDRTKPQVKEYMTRDVATVSPDETVGDVATRIAESEEHSGFPVCERRRVEGFVSARDLLLADDGDPIFKVMATELLVAHPDMKVTDAARVILRSGIQKLPVVDDAGNLVGIISNADVIRSQIERATPEKVGKLMRTLEQIHEIDLTEERRTVPLSDLTPTQGRVYADELEGRRYELERGLAEPLVVIDNGGTLLLADGHHRVLAADRLGIDEMDAYVIVVDTEIDLGMARTAEKEGLERINDIDVVDYARHPLVQTTKRLQSDGGNSGETK; translated from the coding sequence ATGGACGTCGTGTCGGACCGAACGAAACCCCAGGTCAAGGAGTACATGACGCGCGATGTGGCGACGGTGTCGCCGGACGAGACCGTCGGCGACGTCGCGACGCGGATCGCCGAGAGCGAGGAGCACAGCGGCTTTCCAGTCTGCGAGCGACGCCGCGTCGAAGGCTTCGTCAGTGCCCGCGACCTGCTGCTGGCCGACGACGGCGATCCGATCTTCAAGGTCATGGCCACCGAGTTGCTCGTCGCCCACCCCGACATGAAGGTGACCGACGCCGCCCGGGTCATCCTTCGCTCGGGCATCCAGAAGCTTCCCGTCGTCGACGACGCGGGCAATCTGGTGGGGATCATCTCCAACGCGGACGTGATCCGCAGTCAGATCGAGCGCGCCACCCCCGAGAAGGTCGGCAAGCTGATGCGGACCTTAGAGCAGATTCACGAGATCGATCTGACGGAGGAGCGCCGGACGGTTCCGCTCTCGGACCTGACGCCCACGCAGGGACGGGTCTACGCCGACGAACTCGAGGGGCGGCGCTACGAACTCGAGCGGGGGCTGGCCGAGCCGCTGGTCGTCATCGACAACGGCGGCACCCTCCTGCTGGCGGACGGCCACCACCGCGTGCTCGCGGCCGACCGGCTGGGAATCGACGAGATGGACGCCTACGTTATCGTCGTCGACACCGAAATCGATCTGGGAATGGCACGCACGGCCGAAAAGGAGGGCCTCGAGCGTATCAACGACATCGATGTCGTCGATTACGCCCGACATCCGCTTGTTCAGACGACGAAACGGCTGCAGTCCGACGGCGGAAACAGTGGGGAGACGAAGTAA
- a CDS encoding YihY/virulence factor BrkB family protein, with amino-acid sequence MSFVGSVVALARDRNLTFLAAGIAYYAFVSILPLILLAVAVASFVGGQDLANRVTSLLSQHLSSSGQQIVTQALTNTTGRAAASVIGFLALTWSALKLFRGLDQAFDEVYADEVDTSLLGQLRNALIVVIGIALAVALVVAIGAALSILRLQIPFVNVLGTVVLIAVLAIAFLPIYYVLPPVDVSLGGVIPGTVVAAVGWVILQIGFRIYAANASRYAAYGVIGAILLFVTWLYFASIVILLGAAVNAVRRGTRTETV; translated from the coding sequence ATGTCGTTCGTCGGATCCGTAGTCGCCCTCGCGAGGGATCGAAATCTCACGTTCTTGGCGGCGGGTATCGCCTACTACGCGTTCGTGTCGATACTACCGCTGATACTGCTCGCCGTGGCGGTCGCGTCGTTCGTCGGCGGGCAGGACCTGGCCAATCGCGTCACGAGTCTGCTCAGCCAGCACCTCTCGTCTTCGGGGCAACAGATCGTAACGCAGGCACTCACCAACACCACCGGTCGAGCGGCCGCGTCCGTGATCGGGTTCCTCGCGCTAACGTGGAGCGCCCTGAAGCTCTTTCGCGGCCTCGACCAGGCGTTCGACGAGGTGTACGCTGACGAGGTCGACACGTCGCTGCTCGGCCAGCTCCGAAACGCCCTCATCGTCGTCATCGGAATCGCACTTGCCGTCGCGCTCGTCGTCGCTATCGGCGCTGCACTCTCGATACTACGATTACAAATCCCGTTCGTCAACGTCCTCGGAACGGTCGTGTTGATCGCCGTGCTCGCGATCGCATTCCTGCCGATATACTACGTGCTCCCGCCCGTGGACGTGTCGCTGGGTGGGGTCATACCGGGGACGGTCGTCGCCGCAGTCGGCTGGGTAATTCTGCAGATCGGATTCCGGATCTACGCGGCCAACGCCAGTCGGTACGCGGCGTACGGCGTAATCGGTGCCATCCTGCTGTTCGTCACGTGGCTGTACTTCGCCAGCATCGTGATACTGCTCGGCGCGGCGGTCAACGCCGTTCGTCGGGGGACGAGAACGGAGACGGTGTAG
- a CDS encoding DHH family phosphoesterase, with product MVFRLVLGCGTVCRQVTDQVAERDGRVLVITDDESVVETLRDESVPARSADPADPDTIANVDTPDVIFVGSDRTDVNRAALEAARERFPDAVIVAYLGGNATAADRDQFAARADRIIDPTDAMADRAVDETASPSAEAAIELRERLGRIDGRLAVVAHDNPDPDAIASAVALVDVAESVGVAADACYFGNISHQENRAMVNLLELDLRNMAPDDSLAEYSAFALVDHSRPGVNDQLPTDLHVDIVIDHHPPRGPVPGEFVDLREGAGATSTVLTEYVDRFDLAFDPSTATALLYGIRVDTNDFTREVSPADFRAASTLSPHVDTSILRQIEHPSLEGETLETIARAIKNRVQRDSVAVASVGRIGDRDALPQAADQLLAMEGIETTLVFGFDDEMVFLSARSRAADVDLGETLRDGFDRIGSAGGHADMAGAQLEIGILGSADHEVEVESIVSVVEEVITNRFFEAIQTRPGVPVGAYTQTSEWLFTQRGEPEDGESA from the coding sequence ATGGTTTTCCGGCTCGTTCTCGGTTGCGGAACCGTCTGCCGTCAGGTGACCGACCAGGTCGCCGAGCGTGACGGCCGCGTGCTCGTCATCACCGACGACGAGAGCGTCGTCGAGACGTTGCGCGACGAGAGCGTGCCGGCTCGGAGCGCGGATCCGGCCGATCCCGACACCATCGCGAACGTCGACACGCCGGACGTGATCTTCGTCGGGAGCGACCGAACCGACGTCAATCGGGCCGCGCTCGAGGCCGCGCGCGAGCGATTTCCCGACGCCGTGATCGTGGCCTATCTGGGCGGTAACGCGACGGCCGCCGACCGCGACCAGTTCGCGGCCCGCGCGGATCGGATCATCGACCCGACGGACGCGATGGCCGACCGCGCGGTCGACGAGACGGCGAGCCCGTCCGCCGAAGCGGCGATCGAACTCCGGGAACGGCTGGGGCGGATCGATGGCCGGCTGGCGGTCGTGGCCCACGACAATCCGGACCCGGACGCGATCGCGAGCGCGGTCGCGCTCGTCGACGTCGCCGAGTCCGTCGGCGTCGCCGCCGACGCCTGCTACTTCGGCAACATCTCTCATCAGGAAAACCGAGCTATGGTCAACTTGCTCGAGTTGGATCTGCGAAATATGGCTCCCGACGACTCGCTCGCGGAGTACTCGGCGTTTGCACTGGTCGATCACTCCCGACCCGGCGTCAACGATCAGCTTCCGACGGACCTCCACGTGGATATCGTCATCGATCACCATCCGCCGCGCGGGCCGGTTCCCGGCGAATTCGTCGACCTCCGGGAGGGTGCGGGTGCGACCAGCACCGTCCTGACGGAGTACGTCGATCGCTTCGATCTCGCGTTCGACCCCTCGACGGCGACGGCGCTGTTGTACGGCATTCGAGTCGACACGAACGATTTCACGCGGGAAGTCTCGCCCGCCGACTTCAGGGCCGCGTCCACCCTGTCACCCCACGTCGATACGTCGATTCTGCGCCAGATCGAACACCCCTCGCTCGAGGGCGAGACCCTCGAGACGATCGCGCGCGCGATCAAGAACCGCGTCCAGCGCGATTCGGTGGCCGTCGCCAGCGTCGGGCGGATCGGGGATCGGGACGCGTTACCCCAGGCGGCAGATCAGTTGCTCGCGATGGAGGGCATCGAGACGACGCTCGTGTTCGGGTTCGACGACGAGATGGTGTTCCTGTCGGCCCGCTCGCGAGCCGCCGACGTCGACCTCGGCGAGACGCTCCGGGACGGGTTCGATCGGATCGGCAGCGCCGGCGGCCACGCGGACATGGCCGGCGCGCAACTCGAGATCGGGATCCTGGGCAGCGCCGACCACGAAGTGGAGGTCGAATCGATCGTCAGCGTCGTCGAGGAGGTGATCACGAACCGGTTCTTCGAGGCGATCCAGACGCGGCCCGGGGTCCCGGTGGGTGCCTACACGCAAACAAGCGAGTGGCTGTTCACCCAGCGGGGCGAGCCGGAAGACGGCGAGTCGGCGTGA
- a CDS encoding NADH-quinone oxidoreductase subunit N yields the protein MAVLELPEWTALAPALILAGTALVLFLLDSINPRSTNRTLLAGTAVAGSLSSLAVAVWFTAAGVGATGIDNYGVIDIMDGQFVVDQLALYFMIIIAVVTALVTVASYDYLRDHTYQAEYYSLIILAATGMSMMAASNSLVTIFIALELTSLPSYALVAILKDNRGSVEAGLKYFLIGALSSAIFVYGVSLVYGATGSLQLEAIAANLDGAGEMGGLLGLGILMLIGGIAFKTASVPFHFWAPEAYEGAPAPISAFLSSASKAAGFVLAFRVFTTAFPLEATTAVIGVDWTWAFVILAIVTMTVGNFAAATQENVKRMLAYSSIGHAGYVLIGLAALSTDAGEVVMGAAMMHLLVYGFMNTGAFLFVGLAEYWGVGRTFEDYSGLAKQAPFACAAMAVFMFSLAGIPLFGGFWSKYLLYTATIEAAADNAALLLVAAALVVNSALSLYYYSRLVKALWIEDPIVDRDRLAQPTGLYAAIIVAAVITVLILPAFGPIADAATEAAAAIVA from the coding sequence ATGGCGGTCCTCGAACTTCCCGAGTGGACGGCGCTCGCACCGGCACTGATCCTGGCGGGGACGGCACTCGTCCTGTTCCTGCTCGACAGCATCAACCCGCGCTCGACGAACCGCACGCTGCTCGCCGGCACCGCCGTCGCCGGGTCGCTGTCGTCGCTGGCCGTCGCCGTCTGGTTTACCGCCGCCGGCGTCGGGGCGACCGGCATCGACAACTACGGCGTCATCGATATCATGGACGGCCAGTTCGTCGTCGATCAGCTGGCGCTGTACTTCATGATCATCATCGCGGTCGTCACCGCCCTCGTCACGGTCGCGAGTTACGATTACCTGCGAGACCACACCTATCAGGCAGAGTATTACTCGCTGATCATCCTCGCGGCGACCGGGATGTCGATGATGGCCGCGTCGAACAGTCTCGTGACGATCTTCATCGCGCTCGAGCTAACGAGCCTGCCGTCGTACGCGCTCGTCGCGATCCTGAAGGACAACCGCGGCAGCGTCGAAGCGGGCCTGAAGTACTTCCTGATCGGGGCGCTCTCGTCGGCGATCTTCGTCTACGGCGTCTCGCTGGTCTACGGGGCGACCGGCTCGCTGCAACTCGAGGCGATCGCGGCCAACCTCGACGGTGCCGGCGAGATGGGCGGATTGCTCGGTCTCGGGATCCTCATGCTGATCGGCGGGATCGCGTTCAAGACCGCGAGCGTCCCCTTCCACTTCTGGGCGCCCGAGGCCTACGAGGGCGCGCCCGCGCCGATCTCCGCGTTCCTCTCCTCGGCCTCGAAGGCCGCCGGCTTCGTGCTCGCCTTCCGCGTGTTCACGACGGCGTTCCCGCTCGAGGCGACGACCGCCGTCATCGGCGTCGACTGGACGTGGGCGTTCGTCATCCTTGCAATCGTCACGATGACGGTCGGGAACTTCGCGGCGGCGACCCAGGAGAACGTCAAGCGGATGCTCGCCTACTCCTCGATCGGTCACGCCGGCTACGTCCTGATCGGGCTGGCGGCCCTTTCGACCGACGCCGGCGAGGTGGTCATGGGAGCAGCCATGATGCACCTGCTGGTCTACGGCTTCATGAACACGGGTGCGTTCCTGTTCGTCGGCCTGGCGGAATACTGGGGCGTCGGCCGCACCTTCGAGGACTACAGCGGCCTCGCGAAGCAAGCGCCGTTCGCCTGCGCCGCGATGGCGGTCTTCATGTTCAGCCTCGCGGGCATCCCGCTGTTCGGCGGCTTCTGGAGCAAGTACCTCCTGTACACCGCGACGATCGAGGCGGCCGCGGACAACGCGGCCCTGCTCCTCGTCGCCGCCGCGCTCGTCGTCAACAGCGCGCTCTCGCTGTACTACTACTCGCGGCTGGTCAAGGCGCTCTGGATCGAGGATCCGATCGTCGATCGGGATCGACTCGCCCAGCCGACCGGGCTCTACGCGGCGATCATCGTCGCCGCAGTGATCACGGTCCTGATCCTGCCGGCGTTCGGCCCGATCGCCGACGCCGCGACCGAGGCGGCAGCCGCGATCGTCGCGTAG
- a CDS encoding NuoM family protein: MMIEALIAVALVGALVTFVAPNRIAGKLAFAISLVPAALSLWLFAAFDGSGNALLDGELAFESQAAWLEIGGRSISWFVGVDGISMPLVVLTTILCTLAIVSSWTPIDERESQFYGLILFIEAMLIGVFTALDFFLWFVFWEAVLIPMYLLIGIWGGPRRKYAAIKFFVYTNVASLVMFGAFIALVFGLGDSVTSFALPEIATAMLEGGPEGLFGLGGTALASVVFIAMFLGFAVKVPIVPFHTWLPDAHVEAPTPASILLAGVLLKMGTYALLRFNFTMFPEQVEAYAVPIATIAVISVIYGAMLALAQTDLKRIVAYSSVSSMGYVILGLVAYTQFGVGGATFQMVSHGLISGLMFMAVGVIYNATHTRMITDMSGMADRMPIAVGILIAGAFGYMGLPLMSGFAAEYFIFFGSFGSELLEYSALFTSLAMFGIVIVAGYLLFALQRTVFGPYQLETDYEVGRAPVHDVASMVVLLGLVIALGVAPDLIFDMITDAIDPIVQGGDL; encoded by the coding sequence ATGATGATCGAAGCACTGATCGCAGTCGCACTGGTCGGCGCACTGGTGACGTTCGTCGCGCCGAATCGCATCGCCGGCAAACTCGCCTTCGCCATCAGTCTCGTGCCGGCGGCCCTGTCCCTGTGGCTGTTCGCCGCCTTCGACGGCAGCGGGAACGCCCTGCTCGACGGCGAACTGGCGTTCGAATCGCAGGCGGCGTGGCTCGAGATCGGCGGGCGGTCGATTTCCTGGTTCGTCGGCGTCGACGGGATCAGCATGCCGCTGGTCGTCCTGACGACGATCCTCTGTACGCTGGCGATCGTGAGTTCGTGGACGCCGATCGACGAGCGCGAGTCCCAGTTTTACGGGCTCATCCTCTTCATCGAGGCGATGCTGATCGGCGTCTTCACCGCGCTCGACTTCTTCCTCTGGTTCGTCTTCTGGGAGGCGGTCTTGATCCCGATGTATCTGCTGATCGGGATCTGGGGCGGCCCGCGCCGGAAGTACGCCGCGATCAAGTTCTTCGTCTACACGAACGTGGCGTCGCTGGTGATGTTCGGTGCTTTCATCGCGCTCGTCTTCGGGCTCGGTGACTCGGTCACCTCCTTCGCACTGCCCGAGATCGCGACGGCGATGCTCGAGGGCGGCCCCGAGGGGCTCTTCGGCCTCGGCGGGACGGCGCTCGCCTCGGTCGTCTTCATCGCGATGTTCCTCGGTTTCGCGGTGAAGGTGCCCATCGTCCCGTTCCACACGTGGCTGCCCGACGCCCACGTGGAGGCGCCGACGCCGGCCTCGATACTGCTGGCCGGCGTTCTGCTGAAGATGGGGACCTACGCCCTGCTCCGGTTCAACTTCACGATGTTCCCGGAGCAAGTCGAGGCTTATGCGGTTCCGATCGCCACGATCGCCGTCATCAGCGTCATCTACGGCGCGATGCTGGCGCTCGCGCAGACCGACCTCAAACGGATCGTCGCCTACTCCTCCGTCTCGTCGATGGGCTACGTCATCCTCGGACTGGTGGCCTACACCCAGTTCGGGGTCGGCGGCGCGACGTTCCAGATGGTCTCCCACGGCCTGATCTCCGGGCTGATGTTCATGGCCGTCGGCGTCATCTACAACGCGACTCACACCCGGATGATTACCGACATGTCCGGGATGGCGGATCGGATGCCGATCGCGGTCGGGATCCTCATCGCCGGCGCCTTCGGCTACATGGGGCTGCCGCTGATGAGCGGCTTCGCCGCGGAGTACTTCATCTTCTTCGGCTCCTTCGGCTCCGAGCTACTCGAGTACTCGGCGCTGTTCACGTCGCTCGCGATGTTCGGCATCGTCATCGTCGCGGGCTACCTGCTCTTTGCCCTCCAGCGGACGGTATTCGGCCCGTATCAACTCGAGACCGACTACGAGGTCGGCCGCGCACCCGTCCACGACGTCGCGTCGATGGTCGTGTTGCTGGGGCTCGTCATCGCCCTCGGCGTGGCTCCCGACCTGATCTTCGACATGATAACCGACGCAATCGATCCGATCGTCCAGGGAGGTGACCTCTGA
- the nuoL gene encoding NADH-quinone oxidoreductase subunit L, with translation MAAIATDPFGFAPAIAVFPLVAFVVTLVFGTYMPKKGAFAGIIATAGSLVISLVMFAAVAGGETHQTTLYEWTAGAAASATGTEEISFTFGILIDPLSALMLVIVSLVALLVHVFSLGYMNAEGETGLRRYYAELGLFTFSMLAFVFADNLLMAFMFFELVGLCSYLLIGFWFRTESAPSAAKKAFLVTRFGDYFFLVGVVAIAATFGTVGFAGEESFVTAAETAIDDGATLFGFDAETWVTITGLLVLGGVLGKSAQFPFHTWLPDAMEGPTTVSALIHAATMVAAGVYLVARMFGYYALSPTALAIIAFVGGFTALFAATMAVVKDDIKQVLAYSTISQYGYMMLGLGVGGYVAGVFHLMNHAFFKALLFLGAGAVIILMHHEQDMWEMGGLKDEAPVVYYTFLAGALALAGIVPFSGFWSKDEVLFDALAVGLAEPVILAAYAMGLLAVFFTGFYTFRMVFLTFHGEPRSDTAEEPHAVGWAVKVPLLVLGTLAAVVGFANLAPVASLLDLDITYLEHWLDGEYGYVEGLTYHAYHETVAFEESYIGSETTTMLLSAGLSLGLALAGAFTAHTLYNVSEPSRHTQKLGGAYRVLKHNYYQDEYQVWLAEGFTLPLARAADRFDQTVIDGVVNGTSTISLFGSDRMKRLQTGIVTNYAALLVGGFIGLLLVLGYLGGWFA, from the coding sequence ATGGCCGCAATAGCAACAGATCCGTTCGGATTCGCACCGGCGATCGCAGTGTTCCCGCTCGTGGCCTTCGTGGTCACGCTCGTCTTCGGGACGTACATGCCGAAGAAGGGGGCGTTCGCGGGCATCATCGCGACGGCGGGCTCGCTCGTAATCTCGCTCGTCATGTTCGCGGCCGTCGCGGGCGGCGAGACGCATCAGACGACGCTCTACGAGTGGACGGCCGGCGCGGCCGCGAGCGCGACCGGTACCGAGGAGATCTCCTTCACGTTCGGGATTCTGATCGATCCGCTCTCGGCGCTCATGCTGGTGATCGTCTCGCTGGTCGCACTGCTCGTCCACGTCTTCAGTCTCGGCTATATGAACGCCGAAGGGGAGACGGGGCTCCGGCGGTACTACGCCGAACTCGGTCTCTTTACCTTCAGCATGCTCGCGTTCGTCTTCGCGGACAACCTGCTGATGGCGTTCATGTTCTTTGAACTCGTCGGGCTCTGCTCGTACCTGCTGATCGGGTTCTGGTTCCGCACGGAATCGGCCCCCTCGGCCGCGAAGAAGGCGTTCCTGGTCACCCGCTTCGGTGACTACTTCTTCTTGGTCGGGGTTGTCGCCATCGCCGCGACGTTCGGCACGGTCGGCTTCGCCGGCGAGGAGTCGTTCGTTACCGCCGCCGAGACGGCGATCGACGACGGCGCGACGCTGTTCGGCTTCGACGCCGAGACCTGGGTGACGATCACCGGGCTGCTCGTGCTCGGCGGGGTGCTGGGCAAGTCCGCGCAGTTCCCCTTCCACACCTGGCTGCCCGACGCCATGGAGGGCCCGACGACCGTCTCCGCACTCATTCACGCGGCGACGATGGTCGCGGCCGGCGTCTACCTGGTCGCTCGCATGTTCGGCTACTACGCGCTGAGTCCGACCGCGCTGGCGATCATCGCCTTCGTCGGCGGCTTCACCGCCTTGTTCGCCGCGACCATGGCCGTCGTCAAAGACGACATCAAGCAGGTGCTGGCGTACTCGACGATCAGCCAGTACGGCTATATGATGCTCGGACTCGGCGTCGGCGGCTACGTCGCCGGGGTCTTCCACCTCATGAACCACGCCTTCTTCAAGGCCTTGCTGTTCCTCGGTGCCGGTGCCGTCATCATCCTCATGCACCACGAGCAGGACATGTGGGAGATGGGCGGGCTGAAGGACGAAGCGCCCGTCGTCTACTACACGTTCCTCGCCGGCGCGCTCGCGCTCGCGGGGATCGTCCCCTTCTCGGGCTTCTGGTCGAAAGACGAGGTGCTGTTCGACGCGCTGGCCGTCGGCCTGGCGGAGCCGGTCATCCTCGCGGCCTACGCGATGGGTCTGCTCGCCGTCTTCTTCACCGGCTTCTACACGTTCCGGATGGTCTTCCTGACCTTCCACGGCGAGCCTCGCTCCGACACGGCCGAGGAACCCCACGCGGTCGGCTGGGCCGTCAAGGTCCCGCTGCTCGTACTCGGGACGCTCGCGGCCGTCGTCGGCTTCGCGAACCTCGCGCCCGTCGCGAGCCTGCTCGACCTCGACATCACCTACCTCGAGCACTGGCTCGACGGCGAGTACGGCTACGTCGAGGGACTGACCTATCACGCGTACCACGAGACGGTGGCCTTCGAAGAGAGCTACATCGGATCGGAGACCACCACGATGCTGTTGAGCGCCGGACTGTCGCTCGGTCTCGCACTGGCCGGCGCGTTCACCGCGCACACGCTGTACAACGTGTCCGAACCGTCGCGTCACACGCAAAAGCTCGGCGGCGCGTACCGCGTCCTCAAGCACAACTACTACCAGGACGAGTACCAGGTCTGGCTCGCCGAAGGCTTCACGCTCCCGCTGGCTCGAGCGGCCGATCGGTTCGATCAGACCGTCATCGACGGGGTCGTCAACGGGACCTCGACGATCAGTCTGTTCGGCAGCGATCGAATGAAACGGCTCCAGACGGGTATCGTGACTAACTACGCGGCGCTGTTGGTGGGCGGGTTCATCGGCTTACTACTCGTCCTCGGCTATCTCGGAGGGTGGTTCGCATGA
- the nuoK gene encoding NADH-quinone oxidoreductase subunit NuoK translates to MTVDVQYYVLLSMAVFCIGLFGVLTRRNALLFLMSVELMLNAANINLIAFAFYHGNLTGQLFALFTMALAAAEVAVGLGIILVLYRNFRDVDVTVPTTMRW, encoded by the coding sequence ATGACCGTCGACGTGCAGTACTACGTGCTGCTGTCGATGGCGGTGTTCTGTATCGGTCTCTTCGGGGTGCTGACGCGTCGCAACGCACTGTTGTTCCTCATGTCCGTCGAACTCATGCTGAACGCGGCGAATATCAATTTGATCGCGTTCGCGTTCTATCACGGCAACCTCACGGGGCAGTTGTTCGCGCTGTTTACGATGGCGCTCGCCGCCGCCGAGGTAGCCGTCGGACTCGGGATCATTCTGGTGTTGTACCGCAACTTCCGTGACGTCGACGTCACGGTTCCGACGACCATGAGGTGGTAA
- a CDS encoding NADH-quinone oxidoreductase subunit J — translation MNYELIAFALFAAVTLASAVGVVLMQDPWHSALLLGVALLSVAVHYVMLAAEFVAMMQVLVYVGGVLVLITFAVMLTERDDADADEVVQA, via the coding sequence ATGAACTACGAGCTGATCGCGTTCGCGCTGTTCGCCGCCGTGACGCTGGCCAGCGCGGTGGGTGTCGTGCTCATGCAGGACCCGTGGCATTCGGCGCTCCTGCTTGGCGTAGCGTTGCTCAGCGTGGCGGTCCACTACGTGATGCTGGCGGCCGAATTCGTCGCCATGATGCAGGTCCTCGTCTACGTGGGCGGGGTCCTCGTCCTCATCACGTTCGCCGTCATGCTGACCGAGCGCGACGACGCCGACGCAGACGAGGTGGTACAGGCATGA